From Thermococcus sp., the proteins below share one genomic window:
- a CDS encoding PIN domain-containing protein yields MYLIDTNIFLEILLGQEKKETAKQFLSSHQGELFITDFTLHSVGVILFRLKRPEVFLEFIQDVLPNVEVIALPESEYERVVEFHLKYGLDFDDAYQCAVALSKGLTIVTMDEDFRKAPYSVKAIFL; encoded by the coding sequence ATGTATCTGATTGACACAAACATCTTCCTTGAAATCCTTCTTGGTCAAGAAAAGAAAGAAACTGCAAAACAGTTCTTGAGTTCCCATCAGGGCGAGCTTTTTATAACGGATTTCACTCTCCATTCGGTTGGGGTTATTCTCTTCAGGCTCAAACGCCCTGAGGTCTTTCTTGAGTTCATTCAGGATGTTCTTCCAAACGTCGAGGTTATCGCTCTCCCTGAGTCAGAGTACGAGCGGGTTGTTGAATTCCACCTAAAGTATGGACTGGATTTCGATGATGCCTATCAGTGTGCGGTTGCCCTTTCTAAGGGTTTAACGATTGTGACGATGGATGAAGACTTTAGGAAGGCCCCGTATTCGGTGAAGGCTATTTTCCTGTAA
- a CDS encoding DUF2281 domain-containing protein, with protein MQDVERILSQLPPEARRELLDYAEFLLQKYGRKGGKRRGFTFSWEDKLKDVKLTSVELQHKALEWLEDVSD; from the coding sequence ATGCAGGACGTTGAGAGAATTCTCTCCCAACTTCCACCGGAGGCGCGGAGGGAGCTTTTAGACTACGCCGAGTTTCTCCTCCAGAAGTACGGTCGAAAAGGTGGAAAAAGAAGGGGCTTCACGTTCTCATGGGAAGATAAGTTAAAGGACGTTAAGCTTACATCCGTTGAGCTCCAGCACAAAGCCTTGGAGTGGCTGGAAGATGTATCTGATTGA